The proteins below come from a single Aphanothece sacrum FPU1 genomic window:
- a CDS encoding DUF3611 family protein — translation MSKNYELSRPLPPNVQRAAAILRFAGNIGFWIQLVLGVLAAALLFLSIAGLITQQKASQGTGFSIFCSTAGVLCLVISILICFRYKKIADLMQSGNVEQRPKKTTTIQTVRLGLSSNLIGIFFSIIGAEGFIGILWSKFSNIPQGAAVYDTSKLPTPNEILLLLANTHTILCHFAGIVVSLWLLDRLNHINRQV, via the coding sequence ATGAGCAAAAATTATGAACTGAGTCGTCCCCTTCCTCCTAATGTACAACGGGCTGCTGCTATTTTAAGATTTGCCGGTAATATAGGCTTTTGGATACAATTAGTCTTAGGAGTATTAGCTGCGGCTCTTTTATTTTTATCTATCGCTGGTTTAATTACTCAACAAAAGGCTTCTCAAGGAACAGGGTTTAGTATTTTTTGTTCGACGGCTGGGGTTTTATGCCTAGTTATTAGTATTTTAATTTGTTTTCGCTACAAAAAAATTGCTGACTTGATGCAGTCTGGTAACGTCGAACAACGACCTAAAAAGACAACGACTATACAAACTGTTAGGTTAGGACTTTCATCTAATTTAATTGGTATTTTTTTCTCTATTATTGGGGCTGAAGGTTTTATTGGAATTCTCTGGAGTAAGTTTTCTAATATTCCTCAAGGTGCGGCAGTTTATGATACCAGTAAGCTACCAACACCTAATGAAATCTTACTGTTACTAGCTAATACTCATACTATTCTTTGTCATTTTGCCGGAATTGTTGTTTCTTTGTGGTTGTTAGATCGCCTTAACCATATTAATCGACAAGTTTAA